The DNA segment CGctgcagattaaaataaattctgagcCGTTTGGCAGCAACAGGAGCTGGCTCTCTGAAAAAAGCCAAAGTTCCCATCACTACTTAGCACTGTCTCATTGCAACAGCGCAAATGAAGCACTAAAACCTTGCTGAGCTACAAGAGGAGAGTGACAGTATATCAACAGGGGCAGAGTGACAGAACTGCTGAGTTATctccaaaagcaacaaacagGGAATATATGCGACTGTGGGCTGGGGAGTGGTCAAAGATGACTCATTCAGgaagaagacaaaacaacattaaCATGCTTCATCTGCCTCGGTTAAGGTCAGTGTTTGTGATTCAAAATAAATGGCATCCATGTGGGAGTGCcaagcagaaaaatattgctGACTAAAAAGAAGATGCAGCAAAATCCAATTGCTGTGCTGTGGTTAATACCATCAATACACCTTTCATGAAAtacttcaaatattaaattacaaGGATTCTGTGAAAAAGACTTGGCACATATTTCTCCAGAGTGACATAAAAGACTCATTGCCACTTTTAAACTGCTTTTCTACAAATTTGATGGTTAGattggatattttatttttctgctaattaaattaaatcatttgaaaatgtaatttatatttacctGGTCTAATATTCAAATGACGCTCATCATCTGTAACTTCTAATCctggcaaaataaaatctgttagaGGGCAGACACTTTCATCCACAGGACTGCACGTGATTAAGATTTAACTCTTTACAAAATTACCAAAGTAAATTTGAAATGACAAGAatacatttgagttttttttaataaaacatttagacatgTGATAGCAATCAGAAAAACATAAGAAGTGACGAATAAACGCAGAGGACAGGGGAActgcaacatttacaaaaacataacttGAGCCATTAAAAATAAGCTTGAAAGTTGATCTTtttgatctcttttttttttcctgacatttctgaggatgaaacataaaacaattttctaaacTGAAAATCAAACCAATAAATCCGGTCGCTAGACGATGTTACAGCCCATCTTCCAAATCTGTTTCATAAACTTCCCAAAGATTTAAGACATTACAGACATTAAAAAGGAGAGTTTATGGTGAAGAGTCACATCAGAAACGACAATTATcaacaaagaaacataaaagtaattagaaggaaaaaaaacaagtaaaaaaaagtgcCAGGTGTGCTGCTAACAAACATTCAAGATTAGCACAATAAATACACTGACCCcgacagtacaaaaaaaaaacacctcttcTACCATTAGCGTTTATAATATCATTCTCACATTAGTTTTACTATAAGGAGGAGGAAGGCCTTTTCTATAAGAtacaagtcaaacattttcttttgcaccattaaaacaaaacctcgTGTGGAGTTGTTCAtaaacaagttgtttttaaaaaaaagaacatttctcaTCCActatttctgttcattcagTCCAACATATTCCGAACTAACACCCACTGCACTTAAGTCCAAACTGTACTGCTGCGTTTGCTGCAGAATaagttaataataaataaacacatcacaaaaaaattattttcacagaaTATAAAAAGAAGGGAAATAAACAATATGGGAGAGTAATGTCCAGGTTCCCATGTACGACGACACTTTAAGTATTGCCCACGAAGAAGTTTCAGCAGATGAAGCACATACGGATTTAAGTTACTGAGGTTGTAAACTGGAGATCACAGCGAGGGTCAAGCAGTAAACGACTAAAAAAGCAACAGGATTGACATTGGCCTTTGATTCAGGTAGTGAGAAATTAAATTGGGAAAATACTTATGTCGAACAACTTGAGGTTGACAACGTACGAGACTACACAGAAAAGGTAACAGCTCGGTTTAAAACACCAgtctgtttctaaaaacaaatcagagagAATTTATGTATTAGTGTCTTCACACCACATTAACATATGCAAAGACTAAATCAATAGACTTGAGAACCAAGCCTAGACTAAAGTGAGAGTTTCAAACCAACCTTCGGCTTggttgaaagttttttttttcctaatcaCACATccacaaaaaacacacaggaacCATATCTGTCAAAGCTCTGACTAAACATCTTGAGGGATCTGGAGATGTTTAAATACTTCCAAACTATAGTGAATATTACCATTGGTTTTCGAGCCCACCCAgtttaaatgagagaaaatgttccaCCATAGTGCTTCTTAGTAAACCTGCAAAATAGGACAGTACTGTGCTGTGGATTACcaggaaaacatgaaattgCATTATTACTGAAGAGTGCTATTATATCGAttgcaattaaatgtttttcttactacTCCGCTCCGTCTGTGTGCACAGCTCTATGCAGCATGTTGTCTCATCTCAGCTCCATGATGTGTTATTATAGAAAGCAGTTTTGGCATTTATAATCAATTTGCAGTTCCACTTGGCGACCACTAGATAATGTTAAGAGCCCCACCTGGCAGTTACTTAGTGACTACTAcccactaaataaacaaaactcaaataaaataaaaaaatctaagagcAGCGTTACTAATTCTACACCAATAGAAGTTTGATAAGCAACATCAGGTGTTTAACTAACACCTGGCGGCACTACACTTTTTGAACACTGAGTAGTTCCTATTGAGCATCTGTTGACATTCAGAAGTTACTCAGAAGTATGCAGCGACACTAAATAATATGCAGGTGGCACCTTTAAGGTGGTTTATTACATACCAGGTGGTGCTGCAAAGCACATAATACCAAATATGGCTTTcgaaaaaaggaaataaagaaagccTCGAGGCgaggagcttgttttattcTATTGCTTACTTGACTTTTAAATAACGCTGAAGCtcaatgtttttacagtttttatacTTAGACAGTTTAAGGTCTAAAGAGCCAGCTCTTGATTAAAGCTGTTCTTTCCTCTTGTCCAGCTAAGAGCTGGAGAGATAGCTCCGGTTTACAGGTAACAGTGCATGTGAAGGAGGAAACGCAAACAACTGGTGCTATCAGTTTTACACTGGAtccatttgtgttttcacaaatgtaagaatatgttttttttttaagtttagaaTGAAGTTTTCAACGGGAGTATGATTTGTCTTCTGACATCTAGTACCTGTTGCACAATTCTAAAAGCGTCCACACAGATCGCGATCCAATGGGAAACGTGAACATTCCTcactttgtattaaaatatatattattaggCAAAGGACAGAAACTATGGAATCCCATCTTTTCTTTGGCAGCACTGCGAGGGTGGAACACTCCAGTCATAAATGTAGGACAACCGCAGCTTGACCTCCTCTTTGCAGAGCCTCCCGTCTCGCTGCAGAGTCTGGTGTTTCTCCAACATGTCCTCCAAACTCTGCTTGTGCGTCACCAGGTATTTGTTGTTGCAACCTCGCGACTTGTACTCCGTGTCGAAGCGCGGGTCGTGCGTCCGCCGAACATCCACCGGTGCCAGCCAGGCGCCCAGTGACACGTCCTCGCTCTGCCATATCTTGAGGTAGCCCGCGTTAAGATGCACGTAGCGTACCAGGTCTGATGAGAGAATGTACCCCCCGCCCAGGGCGTAGGGCAGGTAATAATCACAGAGGTCCCAAGTACTTTCGCGCCACTTTCCAGCTGATTTCACACGGCCTCTCCCTGAAAAGAAACCCCAGTACAACTTGCTTGGCTCCTTCCCCTTCAGCTCCTCTTTAAGGAGGTCCAAGCGAGCAAATGTGTCGTCGTCCGCTTTGAAGACAAACTTAAAGTCCACATTCTGGTCCAGCCAGGAGTACATGTGGAGCAGCTTTAGTGTCAGGTTCTCATAAGAATCCCGAAGATCAGGTAGTAAGAGCAAGTCTTTGTGCCGTCCTTGCTCCGTGTTCAGATTCTGAAGGTCTTCGCTGGAAAGGCCCTGAGTTCCAACCACGAACATGGCCAGAACATCAGAGTCACGTTTGGCAAGCCAGGTGCTGCGGATAATGCTCCTGCGTTCTGTGTACTTGGGTCCTGTTGTGATTAGGACCACGAGAAATGCTGACAAGTCTTTCAAAGAGGACACGGGATTCTGGTGGTCTGGACGGAACTGCAAAGACTTGGTGTGAGGAGCAAAGCCCGGAGGATCCAGGTGACCCTGCTTTAGAGTTTCGGATGTACATTTGGCCAAGAAGACAAGGACAACGGCAAAACTGCATACAGTACCAATGACCAGGGCTGTTTTATGGCGACATATCAGACGGAAGAGATTCATGGTGCTGAATGTgggaagaggaaaacaaatatttgtcagTGTTTCTTTAATTCTATAAACCTgtttgattatgtaattttcctCATAACATTTTGCAAACAGATTATTGCTAATGTTACTGATAAGAACAAAGATAGAAAGACAATGTTTGCAAAGGGCTGCACCTGGCTAATGAAAATCCAGGTATATCAGACttgaagtatttatttgttCACACACATATGACAGACTCAAACTAATACTCAGAGGTAAAAGGTCAATATGCATTAATTCATGTCAAATTCCTTACTTATGTTGAATTGATTTTATCTGCCTGTTCTCTGTTCATTTGTCAAGGTTAAATACAATAGTTTGCAATAAATAACCTTTCGATAAGGAATCAGCAAAAACAGCAGACTgctggacagatggatgaataaatggaCATAAATGTTTGGCGGCAAAGATGGATAAACATATGGAGAAATGACATCATCAAGGGGTGGAAAGCTCAATAAAGGtatggacagatggacagaagACAAGGACAACCATTCGGATGCAAAGATGCACAAATGGCTGGATGGATAAACATGTAAATAGATATATGGATGATACAACAATGGATGACAGTCGAATTAATGTACAGAtgaatgattaaataaaaaaatggataaatGCAGGGGTGAATAATTAGAGGGATGAGTGAATAAAAAAGTCGACGATTAATTGTTGGATAAATTAGTAAATATACGGGAAAAATAGTGAACATATGTATCAGTTAATTTGGTAGACCTATGAATGGGTGGATGAACCTGAAAACGCCAAAATCTCAGCTCACATTTGTCCAGACCGTGTGGGAAACTGTGATAAAACCCATAATATTAAATGCACTTAAGGATGACTTTGTTCTTTTGACTTCAATAACGGTGCAGATTAGCATGATGCTAGGAAACAGCCTACATATCAGCTTAACAGGGCACCCCGATGACACATTAATTGGGTCGCCAGATATCCTATAGAGGCTTACTTATTTACCTTTTCTGGGTTAAAGGAGCACCGTCCCTTGAATGATGCAGGCAGGTCGAGCCACGGAAAGCAGCTGTGCACGGCTAGCGTTGCCTACCCGGATAAAACCATCTGCGCACTTTGTGAGCACTCTACGAGgacagcagacacacacagccTGTTCATGTTGGTCTGACCAGGGGATGGATCAGGCTCAATCACAAGGGTTACTATAAATAGGTTAGAAGGGACATTTTGTGATATGATGTGACCATCTTCAGTCTTGATCTGAATCAGTTCTGGGTGGCTCTGTGGAAGAGGAAGCGGAAGTGAAGCGCCCCCCGCCGTGAGtgagtgaaattaaaaacacagaaacattttacagtgtatacaATATACATGGTAGaatgcatttcaataaatttaacttttgattttgcttggaaaaaaatcagacaaatatACAAGTACGAATCATAACATTTatagttgaaaaaaaaaggaccacATAACTAAGTGTTGAAAATAAGTATGAATCTTTTTGTTGTACTTATACACGCgtgtgttatttgttttttctttcatggtGTACCTGAAGACAAGAGAAGCCAGGGAGTAAACGTAGAATAAGAACGACAGTTGCAGACTGGCACATGCGCACTAAGATCCAGATTTTACTTTCGGAGGCAGACCGGATGTTATGTATATACATTCCAAAATTAAAGCCCACAGCTGGATTTTGACTGTTGAAACAATGTATCTTCATACAATGTTAAATCATTTTCTTACTGTTTGAAATTGTTGCTTGAGATATATGATTTTTGAGTCCCAGGTTGAACTTGTTACTTCCTCAGAGTGATCCTTGATTTAGGGAAATAACAATgggtaaatataaatataactaataattataataaaactaatccaaccttaaaaaaacacattacaaGTATGTTGAGAAAACAGAATACTGTACTGGTGAAATTAGGTAGTGTTTGTAAAATATGGACAATGTTAGGGGAGTTTCAAAATTTCAATATTGTTTaccttcatttttctttcactccgATGTTCTCGTTTTGCTTGCTGTCAAAACGCGAACATCGGAAAATACACGTTTCATCgaaaaatgcatgttttgttcAATTGTatgatttatgtatttttatctgTTCATTCGGTAATTTGAGGCTATCAGAGAAGTGTATTTTGAAAGGTCAAACGGGATGTTTTGCGTTTCGTAGGTCGCTTTGGCTTTCATGACGCTATCGGTTTGCTAATGTCCATCATATGTAAGGAAAACGATGGCCTTGTCGTAGTAAAGCAGTCTTATATTATATGTAATTCCACTTGACGTTTGAAACTTTCACTGATCCGAACATGTAAGGTTTATTCTCCGTTTTATGATAGCTAACTGCCGTAACGTCAGACTGTAGCAGCAGCATAAGATGATGACGGATCGGAGCACCGGTTGGATTGCTCGGACATGTCCTGTCACTCTCGCCATCTTTCTACTAATTATTACTTCACATGTGGTGCAACCGACTAATGAGTTTGACCCGTATAAAGTCCTGGGGGTCAGCAGGAGAGCCAGTCAGGTAGAAATTAAGCGGGCATATAAAAACCTGGCTAGAGAATGGTGAGTAACACAAGTATGTGAGAGGCCATTAGTTTGAATTGTGGGTCTGTCATGTTCTACAAAAACCGGTGTCAATAATTACTGATCATTTACCACTGAATATGTTTCATTTGACTAAATATATGCTATAGTTTATGATGTCTTTTCTTTAGGCACCCAGACAAGAACAAGGACCCCAATGCTGCAGATATGTTTATTAAGATTTCCAAATCATACGAGGTGTGTTGAAGAAATATTATACAGGCTACACAACTGCTTGTTGTCATATCTTCTTTTCAGCTCCACTATATCGTTAAGAATACCATGAGTATAAAAACACTCTCctttcacttctgtttttactCACAGATCCTGTCAAATGAGGAGCGACGGTCCAACTTTGACCGCTATGGGCAGATGGATGAAAATCAGCCTTTCGGACAGTCACAACATCATGGGTTCCGCCACTTTGACCACAGCTTCTACTTTGATgattcttttttccattttcccaggtattgtagtttttgttgttgttaataaTGCAAAGGAGATGGGTGCAGCTACAGAGTAGAATCTAACCCCCAAATAACCAAAAAActatctaaaaatatataaacttatCAACCTAAAAATTATTATTCCAAAAAAATGGGCTCTTACTTTACTAAGATAAGATGGGAGGGAGCATGTGTAAAGATCAAAGTTAGTACACTCCTGCAAACTCCTTATAATGCGCATGCATGTGCAGATTCTTGATTTTGCAGAGCTTCTTGTTGGCAAACCCTAACAAAAACACTTCTGTCTGGTTCCAGGTCCAGAGACTTTGCAGACAGCAAGTATATGCTGCACCATGCTCAGTTTAACAACGACATTCTCCCAGACAGCTACAAGAGGCCGTACCTGATCAAAGTGACTTCTGAATGGTGCTTTGCCTGCATCCACATCGAGCCAGTGTGGAAGGAGACGGTGCTAGAGCTGGAAGCTTTGGGTATGGCTttgagtatttaaaaaaaaaatgtaacaatactCTACtccacatgtgtcaaactcaaggcctgggtgccaaatctggcccgccgcAGCTTTTTAAGTGGCCCTATACACTCCAAAATGCATCAGTAaatccctccagtttttcacaaacctgcaaaattcacacaaactcAAGAGATCCCCACATTTTTTGGGGGAatttttgctgcagatttttctcaaaattggccagaaacattgagtttaagtgactgctaCCTCAGCCTTAGTCATAGTTTGTGATCGATGCGGCGATTaagaaaaagtcacatttaacatcatatatTAGCgcaaatatcataaaaattccttacaaatatttctaaattaccaCCACAagatctgtgattttgattgcaaaaaacccccaaaacacaaacaatcacaaaatcctgtaTGGACTGATtggtgtgaaaagatgttcaatattatttaactttaagaaaGACTTATTGACTGCCgacacaaacaaatattttaaattggttttatcaataaattctCACACAACAGACCCTTTAAGAACAGTCAGATTTTCCGATATGCCCCAAAAGGAAAGTGAGTTCGACACCCCTGCTCTACGTTTAGTGCATAAACTGGTTTAGATCACTGATTACACATTCTGCCAACAGAGTAATTGGAATGTGCCTTTAATACtctattaaaattgttttaattgctATAAAGCAGCGTATGTTAAACATATCAAAGCCTGCaaagttgttttggtttcaaaTTCCTCTATCCAATAAATAAGTGGAAACTGATTTTTGCACCAAccttaaaaatattactttatgaGGCTTTGTTGATAAGGAAACAAGGCCTATTTATTTATGCGTATtagaatatctaaaataaaggAAACCTGAAAGGGGACAAGTACTTTTTCACAGGTTTCTATGTGTGAGTAAATTGGAAGCTCGACTAGTGGTGATCGTGATTAGCcttgataaaataaacatattccTGAAGCTTCCTCTGTGAATGTATTACATGGATTTGACCGTCGAATTTTTGTGGGGTCATACTTGGATGAGCAGTTCACGTTCACATATGTCAAATTTCTACAATTTTATGCATTGaccatgtttgtttatttattttttacctcatTGTATCAATGTTTATCTCAACGTTGAATCAGGCGTGGGTATCGGCATCGTGGATGTGGGTTCTGAGCGTCGTCTGGCCAACCAGCTGGGAGCTTATCGGGCTCCCTCCATCATTGGGCTGGTGAACGGTAGGATGACCTTCTTCCACCAGCATGTGGTGCGGGAGCACCTGCGACATTTTGTGGAGGATCTGCTGCCTCATAACCTGGTGGAGAGGGTAACTGCATTTTCATTTCACCTTTATAAAGGTTTCTCTGAAGTTACAGCCTGACAACTGCTTCTGCAGTTGATTCATTTTTCATGCAAATAGTCACACTAGGGATACGGTGGCATTGTCCTTTTAATTAGTATTTAGCAAACTGAGGTGTAAATACACGGCAGAGGGTCAAACACACCTAATTTCTATTGCCTGTTGTTTTCCTGTTCCCAACACTTGTCTTTCTTTTACTAACTTCTATGATGTTTTCTTACAGATCAATGACAACAACTATCAGGCTTTTCTTGACCGGTGGCATGTGGAAAATAAACCcagtctgctgctgtttgaccAAGTTCCTGTTGTGCCTCTTCTTTATAAGGTAAAAGCATCAGGTCGACTTTAGCCATGTGAAGGTGCATTATTAACctacatatacagtacagaccaaaagtttggacccACCttctaatatttaatattatacCTTAATATAATATTAAAGTATCAAAACTGACAATGGAGAtcctgaaaatataaatatgatgcagaaaaagatgaaatctTATAGGTCATGGTGTCAACTCTGATGTTCAGTTCGCTTGAATCAGGCTTGcactaattgaattcaattagaaggtgggtccaaacttttggtctgtactgtatatcagTATATAGCGTGAATAACTTTGCTCCTGATGTTAGCTAATTGTTCctttgttaaaaatgatttaacagATTTATTACTATTTACGCTCTTGGTGTCTTTACAGCATCCTGTGTGCTGCAGCAATCCCAATTTTCATTAACTTTTGAGAAAGCAGTGCTGTTTATATTAAGTTGACAAAGTtacattaaattagattaaGTTGTCATGCTAAACAGAACTTAGTAAGCTATTAAGATGagtttaattgtttatttgtcaTTCATGAAAAGTAAGTCCTGAATTTAAATCACAGTGgtaaatggtcttaaaaagtttaatattacTGATACCTAAAGAAAtggcttaaagaaaaaatggaaacgTGACCACAACACtgtggtcatttttatttagtggtgCAAAACATTTGGCCAAAGTGTTGGACTGAAGCTGaaaaatcctgaaatatttttataagaagCAGAGAGTTTTGCCTATTCATGTTTTCTAACATCATTCCTTTCTGTTCCACCTTATCATCCTTCAGTTGACAGCTTTTGCCTTTAGAGACTACATTCGCTTTGGCTACGTGGATCAAGGTGCGACGCCCAACACTAAGCTGCTGCGGCAGTTCAACATCAACACCTACGCTCCCACCATGCTGCTGTTTAAGGAGGACACAGAGAAGCCTGTCGACATCATCCAGGTACAACTTGTGTTCTCTGAAGTCCAGGGCTCTTccctattaaaaatgtttttctttctttgattgaAATTTTGAACTCCTCTTGACGTTTGTCTCTTCCAGGCCAGGGGGATGAAGAAGCAGCTCATGGACGAGTTTGTTACGAACAACAAGTTCCTACAGGTGCCACGGCTTGTCAACCAGCAGCTTTTTGATGAGCTGTGTCCCGTTAAGCAGTTCCACCGACggagaaagtaagaaaaattaGCAGATTGTTGTTGTCATAGTATATTTTGTAGATGGCTTGATTAAACTCCTTTTTactatcaaaacattttctgcccCTTCTACACTTCTTCTCTACATACAAATTATGTTTGggtgagacagaaaggaaaactctaaaataattttaaaaatcattattgtGTCCATCAGTTTTCAAGCCTTTTCACAGATGT comes from the Gambusia affinis linkage group LG07, SWU_Gaff_1.0, whole genome shotgun sequence genome and includes:
- the b3galt6 gene encoding beta-1,3-galactosyltransferase 6 — translated: MNLFRLICRHKTALVIGTVCSFAVVLVFLAKCTSETLKQGHLDPPGFAPHTKSLQFRPDHQNPVSSLKDLSAFLVVLITTGPKYTERRSIIRSTWLAKRDSDVLAMFVVGTQGLSSEDLQNLNTEQGRHKDLLLLPDLRDSYENLTLKLLHMYSWLDQNVDFKFVFKADDDTFARLDLLKEELKGKEPSKLYWGFFSGRGRVKSAGKWRESTWDLCDYYLPYALGGGYILSSDLVRYVHLNAGYLKIWQSEDVSLGAWLAPVDVRRTHDPRFDTEYKSRGCNNKYLVTHKQSLEDMLEKHQTLQRDGRLCKEEVKLRLSYIYDWSVPPSQCCQRKDGIP